Within Marinomonas mediterranea MMB-1, the genomic segment CGGTGTCGAAATGTTGGTAGCCCATATCCAGCGCCGCATTGAGCGATTTTATCGCTTCCTCTTCGGCAACGGGTTTACCGTATGCATGCGAAAGGTTCATGCAACCGAGTCCAATTTTGGGAGACAGCATTTTTGGGAAGTTGTTTGCAGTCATAGTTAACCTTCTTAAAGTGATTATTAGACAGAGACCTTTATGTGCCTATTGTATTGGCTTCGCTCGCGACTTCGTGAAAAGGCCTCAGACTAAAGCAAAAAGCCGCATGATACGACTATCATACGGCTTTATTCTATTACTATATTAGGGCATTAGGCTTCGAAGCATTGCTCAAGTTTATACAGCGTTTCCATGGCATCAATGGCTTGAGTCACACAGGCGTTAGGCGTGCGTCCTTCTTCAATGGCCGATATAAATTCTCGGTCTTGTAGTTCGATACCGTTATTTGAAATCGCAACCTCTGACAGGTCAATTTTGTTTTCATTGCCGTCGTATAAATCGTCATATCGCGCAATGTAAGTGCCATTGTCACAAATGTAACGGAAGAAGGTACCAAATGGACCGTCGTTATTAAATGACAGCGACAATGTACAGATAGCACCATCAGGCACTTTCATACCGATGCTCATATCCATCGCGATTTTTAGTTCTTCATGAATAGGGCCTTGAAGCGCTTGAACTTTATTAGCGACACCACCTGTTTGGTATTGGAATAAGTCCACAGTATGACAAGCATGGTGCCACAGTAGGTGATCCGTCCAAGAGCGCGCTTGGCCCAAGGCGTTTTTATTTTCACGGCGGAAGAAGTAGGTCTGAACATCCATCTGCTGTATTTTTAACTCGCCAGCTTGGATTTTATTGTGAATCCATTGGTGAGATGGATTGAAACGGCGAGTGTGTCCAGCCATAGCGACAAGACCCGTTTTCTTTTGAGTGTCAACAAGACGACGAGCATCTTCAATGTTGTCCGCCATGGGAATTTCGACCATGACATGTTTGCCTGCTTCTAAACATTGAATGGCTTGAGATGCGTGCATTTGCGTTGGAGTCGCTAGGATAACCGCATCGACATCATCTCGGGCTAAACTTTCTGCAAGATCTGTCGTGTAGTGTGCGACACCACGCTCTTCTGCGAATGCTTTAATGCTTTCGATTCGTGTGCCTACCACAGAGACGACTTCTGAGCCTTCAATCGCGGCAACAGCGTCCATGTGCTTCTTACCAAATGCGCCTGAAGCACCCGCTATACATATTCTCATTGTTCTGCTCCAACTAGTAACCTAAAGGATTTATTGTTATCCATTCAATCTAACATCGGTACTAAAAAGCAGGTAATCGATAAATTGCTATCTATATTCAAATAATAGATAGCAATACGGGTTCTGCTTTATCTAAACACCTCGGCGACTTCTCTAAGCATGCTAAGGAAATGGGACTGTGTTGTTGTGGGAAGCCAGTTTTTACGCACACATAAACCGATAGGGCGGCGGGTGTGTTCAAGTTCAAACGGAAGAACTCGGAGTAAATTAATATTGATTTCTCGCTCGATTTGAGCCGCTGAAATTAAAGTTAAGCGATCGCTCTCAAGCAGCAGTTCCCGAATCAAAATCTGAGAACTGGATTCAATAATACGTTTCGGGCGTTCAATATCGGCTTCCGAAAAGAGGTTCTCAAAGGCTTGCCGTGTCGGTGTCCCTTCTCCAGGAACAACCCACGCATAGTCCGCCAAATCTATCGCCGAGACCTCGCCTTTTTCAAACAGTGGGTGACCGTGTCTTGCTACGATGGAAAGAGGAGGGTGCCATAATGCCTCTTGAATAACGTCGTCAGCGGGTAGAGGGTCGCGCAAAGCGCCTAAGATCATATCGATATCACCTTGGCGAAGGTGATGGAGTAAATCTTGATAAGGGCCTTCTATTACGCGTACGTTGACGTCATTGTGCGTTTCGTTAAATCGAAGAATGGATTTCGGTAGGATCGTCGTTCGAGCCAGTGGCATACTGCCGATATCGATCGTACTAACGTCACGGTATTGCAGAGCATGAATTTCCGAAACACCTTGCTTTAACTCATTAAAGGCAAGCTTAGTGGCTTTGGACAGCTCTTTAGCCGCTGCCGTAGCTCCGATGCCGAGACTGTTTTTCTCAAATAGAGTGATGTCTAACAATCGCTCAAGGTCGCGGGCCGCTCTATGAACAGACGATTGAGAAATGCCTAAGTTACGGCTGGCGATACTGAAGTTTTGAGCCTCACAGACGGCGACCAATGCTTTTAATTGAGTGGTACTGATCTGAGCGAGAATGTTTTTATGAACCGCATCACGCCCTTGAGCTTCTTGTAAAATATGCTGGGTCGCGAGTTGTAGGTGCTCAATGGCACGGGTAACACGGTTTTGCCAGATGCTACCTGATTTGGTTGGGTACATTCCGTCTGAGTGTCGTTCAAACAAGTTTGCACCTAATTGTTTTTCTAGTTTTGCAATTGCTTGTGTGATCGCCGGTTGAGAGAGGAAAATGCTATCGGAGGCTTTCGTAATACTTTTTTGCTCTATTACAGAAAGAAACACTCGTAGATGGCGCAAATTCGGAATTGGCATAGACGCTGACATAGTTTGGTTCTCTCACATTTGCTCTGTCTTTCAAAATTGATGTAACCGAGCAAGTTATTATTTTAATTTTAGAACAAGTTATAAAGAGCGACAGTTTTTCACGAAAAGTGAATTGACCTGCAAAAAAACGCTTTAGATGCTAAACACTATAACAAATGAGAATTACTTGTTAAGTGAAAACTGATTGTTTTAGTTGAAAACTTGATGTGAGTGTGAACAGGACTGATTTATCGGCTTTGAATCAAAACTCGACAGAGTTTCATAATTTTAATGTTAAACTTCGAGCCAAATAAGTCGTATAGACTGATTTGAGACCGTTTAGGCGCAATTACCAGCGTATTATTGATGAAAAATAGCTAACTAGGCAAAAGGCTTATGGACGTTGTTCTAACGATTACTGCACCTATCTTTTTCTTAATCTTTTTAGGGTTTGTGGCCGTCAGAGTCAATCTCGTGTCGAAAGAAGCACTCGCGGGTATGAGTCGCCTTGTCTTATATTTTGCTTTGCCTGCGTTAGTCTTTACGAAACTGTCGACCACCGATTTGGCAAGCATGGTGGATGTTCAATACATCACCGCTTACGCAATCGGCGGGCTTTGTTCGTTCTTCATCACGGTGCTGATGAGTCGAGTGATACTCAAGAGTTCATACAACGATGCAGGCGTTCAGGCTATCGGAGCGACCATGGCAAACAGTGCTTTCGTGGGCTTCCCAATTCTGATTCAATTTTTCGATCATGTTCCGACTCAAGCGTTTGCGATGGCCTTGATGGTCGAAAACATTATCTTGCTCCCTGTTGCCTTAACTTTTATCGAATCGACTCGCGGCGGCACGGACAGTCAAGGCTTGAAAACCTTAGGGACAATTGCAAAACGAGTCATGTCTAATCCTATTATCTGTGCAGTCTTTCTCGGCGTCTTATTTTCTGCGTTTGGTTTATCTTTACCCTCTGTGTTGGATATAAGTTTAGAAATGTTAGCCAAGGCATCTGCGCCCGTTGCTTTGTTTGTGATTGGTGGCTCTTTGGTGGGCATCAGTCTTAAAGGCAGTATTAATGACATCTCGCTGGTGGTTTGTAGTAAGCTGCTCGTATACCCATTGATTGTATTTGGTGTCCTTCAGATGATGCCAGATTTGTCAGAGGAACTTAAAATATCGGCCTTGTTGTTCGCTGCAATGCCGATGTTTAGTACCTACCCAATTATATGCAGCAAATACGGGAAGCGCAGTTTTTGTGCGAGCACCTTGCTCGTGACCACATTGGCTTCTTTCTTTACCTTGAGTATATTGCTGCGAATTTTGTCCTAAACGGAGGAAGCGTTTTGAAGATTATGGTGTTAAATGGCCCAAATTTAAATTTACTAGGGCAACGTGAGCCAGAACAGTATGGATCAGAGAGCTTGCAAGATGTCGAGGCAATGTGTCGAACGTTTGCAGAAAAAGAAGGCTACAGTATTGATTTTCGACAGTCGAATCATGAAGGAGTATTGATTGATGCCATTCATGAAGCGGGTGTTCAAATAAAAGCAGGCGAAATGCTGGGCGTTGTCTTTAATCCGGGCGCATATACGCATACTTCGATTGCGTTGCACGATGCTATTAAAGGCGCTGAAGTGCCTGTTATAGAAGTTCATATTTCCAACGTTCATGCTCGCGAAGCGTTTCGCCACAACTCTTATATCTCGCCGTGCGCTGAAGGCATTGTTGTCGGAATGGGTACATTTGGCTACCTATTAGGCATGCAAGGGCTTATCCATAAAAAAGGATAAGCCGGTTCGCTGTTTGATGTTGTATGACACGGTATCGAAGCAGCGATAGAAATGCCTGTGCTTGTCTCCCCGTTCAAACTGTGCCCGTCTACCCGTTCAAGTGGCCGTTTAGTAGGAAGCGGTCACGCGTTTTACCGCCTCAATAAACTGTCCCAGCGCCGCGATATTTTCAGGTCCAGAGCGAGTCGTAAGACCGACGGCGCTGAGTGTTTCCTTTGTGTCGATTGGCAGCTCGCAAAGCTCTTTCGACTCAATTTCACGTGCGACAACGCCCCTTGAAATAGCCCAAATCGCGTCATTGTTGCGAATAAATTCTTTGCCAAATGAGTCTGATACCGTGTCAATGCGATCTTTAATGTTAGTGATGTCCTGCGACAATAAAAAAGCATCGACCGTTGGCGCTGTAATGGATTCTTGTGGTGGGTATAAAATAGGGTAGTCGCAGATATCCGCTAATTGAAAATCTGGTTTGTTGACAAGAGGGTGCGACGGTCTGACGGCAAAGACGATTTGTTCTGAGTACAGGTGCTCAAAGTGCAGGCCTGCCATCGCTTCCGGTACGCCTAATCGGCCAACCACCAAATCCAGTTCTCCCACACGAAGCTGACTCATTAGCAATGCGTTAGGGCCGGAGCTTAAGTGCAAACGTGTGGTCGTGTCAGACTCTCTAAAATGCTTAACCGCAGAAGGTAATACACTGGTGGCGACGGTTGGTAATACACCAATACTGAGTTTGTGAGCACGTTGCTGTAATGCTTCAGCCACTTTCTCTGTTCCTTCTCTAAGAGCCGCCAAACTGGTGCTAGCGTGCTCTAAAAAAAGGTGGCCAAATTTAGTGAGCTCGATGCCTTTTTTGTTTCTTTCTAACAAGCGAGCATCAAGAATTTCTTCAAGCTCTTTTAATGTTTTAGAAACAGCGGGTTGAGTAAGCGAAAGGACGTCAGCGGCGCGAATGACACTGCCTTGTTGAACGATTTCTAGAAAACACTGCAAGTGTCGATATTTAATTCGGTTTTCTGACATTACTTTCTCTTACTTCTAGTTTGATAAAAACGCTCTATTATGACGAATGTTTTCGTAAAATCTAATGCTCATCGCATGAGATTACCATACAAACTGAGTAAGCTTGACTGAATAACGTATAGAAAACTGTACACGCTGACCAAAATGTCGTTATTGAACAGACTATAACAAGATTCAACGTGCTCTTACGTTATTGAAAGCGCACGAACGACTCCCGTGTTAGGTTGTTAGGCTGACCATCATTTGTAACGAGCACATTGTCTTCAATACGAATGCCACCATAAGGTCGAAGCGATTCGATCTTTTTGAGGTTTAAGCCGTGGTTTACCTGAGTTGCGAGTGTTTTTTCGATCAACATCGGAATGAAATACAACCCCGGCTCGATGGTTACTACCATGCCTGTCTCCAGCCCTCGCGTCATTCTTAGGAATGGCATATCCGCAGAAGGCGTGAGAATAGTACCGTTTCTATCGACCTGTTTGCCCCCAAGGTCGTGAACTTGAAGCCCTAATAAGTGACCCAGCCCATGTGGGAAGAACGTCTGAACGATCGAGCGTTCTACTTGCTCTTCTATACTGAGGGAGCAGATGTCATGTTCCTTCAAAATAGCAGCGATGCCCGTTAACGTTTGCTGGTGTAGCTCAATATAAGACTGATTATTGACGACCTTTCCACACAAGGATAATTGCAATTTTTCTAATGAAGCAATCAGTGCGCTAAAGTCGTTTTCTTGCGCTGCATACGTTCTGGTTATGTCGCTGGCATAACCGTTTTTAGATGCGCCCGCATCAATCAAAAAAGAACGGGAAGAACTCGGTGCCACCGTGTTTTTATGCTCGTAATGGAGAATGGCTGAGTGCTCGTTTAAACCAATGATACTTGGGTAAGGCTCCTCAAACGCAGACTGGGTGCTCGCCTTGAGGTAGGCTAAATGAATTTCTAGTTCACTTGCACCTTCTCGAAATGCACGTTCGGCTTCTAAATGCCCAGCAACGGCCGCGTGGTTGGCTGCACGAATGCATTCCACTTCATAAGGCGTCTTGATAGCCTTATCAAAATCAATAAAAGCGCTGACTTTATTGATTTTGCTATTATTGACTTCACTATTATCGAAAGAGCTTGCATTCGTAATATGCTCAGGACCAAGAGCGGCAAAGTTGCCTTTTATAGTGCTTTTCCAAGCTTCCGTGTCTTTGACCTCAGTAATCGTCCAGTTCTTTTGCCAATCGCCCTTTGGAATAGAGTTGGGGGCATGCCAGAAATCGTTCTTGATTGGCCAAACCAGCTCTGGCTTTGAAGATGCACGAATAACGACAAAGGTGTCTTCACCGACAGGGAACG encodes:
- the aroQ gene encoding type II 3-dehydroquinate dehydratase, giving the protein MVLNGPNLNLLGQREPEQYGSESLQDVEAMCRTFAEKEGYSIDFRQSNHEGVLIDAIHEAGVQIKAGEMLGVVFNPGAYTHTSIALHDAIKGAEVPVIEVHISNVHAREAFRHNSYISPCAEGIVVGMGTFGYLLGMQGLIHKKG
- a CDS encoding AEC family transporter; the protein is MDVVLTITAPIFFLIFLGFVAVRVNLVSKEALAGMSRLVLYFALPALVFTKLSTTDLASMVDVQYITAYAIGGLCSFFITVLMSRVILKSSYNDAGVQAIGATMANSAFVGFPILIQFFDHVPTQAFAMALMVENIILLPVALTFIESTRGGTDSQGLKTLGTIAKRVMSNPIICAVFLGVLFSAFGLSLPSVLDISLEMLAKASAPVALFVIGGSLVGISLKGSINDISLVVCSKLLVYPLIVFGVLQMMPDLSEELKISALLFAAMPMFSTYPIICSKYGKRSFCASTLLVTTLASFFTLSILLRILS
- a CDS encoding LysR family transcriptional regulator, encoding MSASMPIPNLRHLRVFLSVIEQKSITKASDSIFLSQPAITQAIAKLEKQLGANLFERHSDGMYPTKSGSIWQNRVTRAIEHLQLATQHILQEAQGRDAVHKNILAQISTTQLKALVAVCEAQNFSIASRNLGISQSSVHRAARDLERLLDITLFEKNSLGIGATAAAKELSKATKLAFNELKQGVSEIHALQYRDVSTIDIGSMPLARTTILPKSILRFNETHNDVNVRVIEGPYQDLLHHLRQGDIDMILGALRDPLPADDVIQEALWHPPLSIVARHGHPLFEKGEVSAIDLADYAWVVPGEGTPTRQAFENLFSEADIERPKRIIESSSQILIRELLLESDRLTLISAAQIEREININLLRVLPFELEHTRRPIGLCVRKNWLPTTTQSHFLSMLREVAEVFR
- a CDS encoding Gfo/Idh/MocA family oxidoreductase codes for the protein MRICIAGASGAFGKKHMDAVAAIEGSEVVSVVGTRIESIKAFAEERGVAHYTTDLAESLARDDVDAVILATPTQMHASQAIQCLEAGKHVMVEIPMADNIEDARRLVDTQKKTGLVAMAGHTRRFNPSHQWIHNKIQAGELKIQQMDVQTYFFRRENKNALGQARSWTDHLLWHHACHTVDLFQYQTGGVANKVQALQGPIHEELKIAMDMSIGMKVPDGAICTLSLSFNNDGPFGTFFRYICDNGTYIARYDDLYDGNENKIDLSEVAISNNGIELQDREFISAIEEGRTPNACVTQAIDAMETLYKLEQCFEA
- the pepQ gene encoding Xaa-Pro dipeptidase; this translates as MDTSLYQSHLNTLLSRYEAALDHFKLDAIVLSAGRKSYYFNDDLSPAFHPFSGIQQWLPFPVGEDTFVVIRASSKPELVWPIKNDFWHAPNSIPKGDWQKNWTITEVKDTEAWKSTIKGNFAALGPEHITNASSFDNSEVNNSKINKVSAFIDFDKAIKTPYEVECIRAANHAAVAGHLEAERAFREGASELEIHLAYLKASTQSAFEEPYPSIIGLNEHSAILHYEHKNTVAPSSSRSFLIDAGASKNGYASDITRTYAAQENDFSALIASLEKLQLSLCGKVVNNQSYIELHQQTLTGIAAILKEHDICSLSIEEQVERSIVQTFFPHGLGHLLGLQVHDLGGKQVDRNGTILTPSADMPFLRMTRGLETGMVVTIEPGLYFIPMLIEKTLATQVNHGLNLKKIESLRPYGGIRIEDNVLVTNDGQPNNLTRESFVRFQ
- the pcaQ gene encoding pca operon transcription factor PcaQ; protein product: MSENRIKYRHLQCFLEIVQQGSVIRAADVLSLTQPAVSKTLKELEEILDARLLERNKKGIELTKFGHLFLEHASTSLAALREGTEKVAEALQQRAHKLSIGVLPTVATSVLPSAVKHFRESDTTTRLHLSSGPNALLMSQLRVGELDLVVGRLGVPEAMAGLHFEHLYSEQIVFAVRPSHPLVNKPDFQLADICDYPILYPPQESITAPTVDAFLLSQDITNIKDRIDTVSDSFGKEFIRNNDAIWAISRGVVAREIESKELCELPIDTKETLSAVGLTTRSGPENIAALGQFIEAVKRVTASY